A DNA window from Zonotrichia albicollis isolate bZonAlb1 chromosome 2, bZonAlb1.hap1, whole genome shotgun sequence contains the following coding sequences:
- the ECRG4 gene encoding augurin isoform X1, with product MDTENLKKDSWKRWARSPRLSWALPAAMPPPCPRGALPGASLLLLLLLLPLLCAAPDVSRGNKLKLMLQKQEAPAAAAAEKPEVSVKEAAAKEFLSSLRRQRRQLWDRSQPDVQQWYQQFLYLGFDEQKFEDDLSYWTNLGRARNEYYGGHYQHHYDEDAPIGPRDPHAFRHGAGVNYDDY from the exons GTGGGCCCGCTCTCCTCGCCTCTCCTGGGCTCTCCCCGCCGCGATGCCGCCGCCGTGTCCCCGCGGGGCCCTGCCCGGggcctccctgctcctgctgctgctgctgctgccgctgctgtgCGCGGCGCCCG ATGTTTCAAGGGGAAATAAGCTTAAACTGATGCTTCAGAAACAAGAAG cccctgctgctgctgctgctgagaagcCGGAGGTGTCAGTgaaagaagcagcagccaaggagttcctgagcagcctgaggcggcagcggcggcagctgtgggacaggagccagcccgACGTGCAGCAGTGGTACCAGCAGTTCCTGTACCTGGGCTTCGATGAGCAG AAATTCGAAGATGACCTCTCCTACTGGACAAACCTGGGGCGTGCTCGTAATGAGTACTACGGTGGGCACTACCAGCACCACTACGATGAAGATGCTCCCATTGGCCCACGGGACCCACACGCCTTCAGGCACGGGGCAGGCGTCAACTACGACGATTACTGA
- the ECRG4 gene encoding augurin isoform X2, with the protein MPPPCPRGALPGASLLLLLLLLPLLCAAPDVSRGNKLKLMLQKQEAPAAAAAEKPEVSVKEAAAKEFLSSLRRQRRQLWDRSQPDVQQWYQQFLYLGFDEQKFEDDLSYWTNLGRARNEYYGGHYQHHYDEDAPIGPRDPHAFRHGAGVNYDDY; encoded by the exons ATGCCGCCGCCGTGTCCCCGCGGGGCCCTGCCCGGggcctccctgctcctgctgctgctgctgctgccgctgctgtgCGCGGCGCCCG ATGTTTCAAGGGGAAATAAGCTTAAACTGATGCTTCAGAAACAAGAAG cccctgctgctgctgctgctgagaagcCGGAGGTGTCAGTgaaagaagcagcagccaaggagttcctgagcagcctgaggcggcagcggcggcagctgtgggacaggagccagcccgACGTGCAGCAGTGGTACCAGCAGTTCCTGTACCTGGGCTTCGATGAGCAG AAATTCGAAGATGACCTCTCCTACTGGACAAACCTGGGGCGTGCTCGTAATGAGTACTACGGTGGGCACTACCAGCACCACTACGATGAAGATGCTCCCATTGGCCCACGGGACCCACACGCCTTCAGGCACGGGGCAGGCGTCAACTACGACGATTACTGA